The following coding sequences are from one Achromobacter sp. B7 window:
- a CDS encoding 3-deoxy-D-arabino-heptulosonate 7-phosphate synthase, whose product MPLPPRPALLDETLRIVARRYRVPATLAGDTDPTVSSQRHCATRLAVAIDQARQALARADTPPASVKQCFIDALAQLIHEAMRPDQGDPAIQAMVLRHQAPQVREYASLSAGAEADRRDVVAAVNAIAHPAKLERMPAGALRTVLARLQAAASAASWPALAAAVAQLESLQGTASDPGKDLADGPANAPDNTAANDPDNASATAPDNASANAPASDPATDPTNDPALARSLSRLRDGAALERLQRLDELALDSWVRRYQALWNRNGPRSGSPGAVAQGVAAQQRGAAVEARASQALQALADRLNAGPDGNAAYRVVTSMRVPPALPGDADRAKSEWDAALLRRVDAPNVRNAPAAQPAAWDVCLLVEAKASVDAASTDFARLLRGLARLAQAEPGMTYPFHTHQGPVPIRGASLAALPTGDTDLSGAVLYCSDAPADPAPRLLNAACRMQLLSAPASVAYASELAQGRPADTRGLQAVWQSLLTSPQWAGVLNQYPQLYLVRELMVHADDLLAAAQQAVM is encoded by the coding sequence ATGCCCTTGCCGCCGCGCCCCGCCTTGCTGGACGAAACGCTACGCATCGTCGCCCGACGTTATCGGGTCCCGGCCACCCTGGCCGGCGACACGGACCCAACCGTGTCGTCACAGCGCCATTGCGCGACCCGCCTGGCCGTGGCCATTGACCAAGCCCGCCAGGCCTTGGCCCGCGCCGACACCCCGCCGGCCTCGGTCAAGCAGTGCTTTATCGACGCGCTGGCGCAACTGATCCATGAAGCCATGCGCCCTGACCAGGGCGACCCCGCCATCCAGGCGATGGTGCTGCGCCACCAGGCGCCGCAGGTTCGCGAATACGCATCCCTGTCCGCTGGGGCCGAGGCCGACCGACGCGACGTAGTCGCCGCCGTCAACGCCATCGCCCACCCCGCCAAGCTGGAACGCATGCCCGCGGGCGCGCTGCGCACAGTGTTGGCCCGGCTTCAGGCGGCTGCCTCGGCCGCGTCCTGGCCCGCGCTGGCGGCTGCGGTGGCGCAACTGGAATCGCTGCAGGGCACAGCTAGCGACCCAGGCAAAGACCTTGCCGACGGCCCGGCCAATGCCCCCGACAACACCGCAGCTAACGACCCTGACAACGCCTCGGCCACCGCCCCTGACAACGCCTCGGCCAACGCCCCAGCCTCCGACCCAGCCACCGACCCCACCAACGACCCCGCCCTGGCGCGCAGCCTGTCCCGCTTGCGCGACGGCGCCGCATTGGAACGCTTGCAACGCCTGGACGAGCTGGCCCTGGATTCCTGGGTACGGCGCTACCAGGCGTTATGGAACCGCAACGGCCCCCGCTCGGGCAGCCCCGGGGCCGTGGCACAAGGCGTGGCCGCGCAGCAGCGCGGCGCGGCGGTCGAAGCGCGCGCCTCACAGGCGCTGCAAGCCCTGGCAGACCGACTCAACGCGGGGCCGGACGGCAACGCCGCCTACCGCGTCGTGACGTCAATGCGCGTGCCGCCCGCATTGCCCGGCGATGCCGACCGCGCCAAAAGCGAATGGGACGCCGCGCTGCTGCGCCGTGTGGATGCGCCAAACGTGCGGAACGCGCCCGCCGCCCAGCCCGCCGCCTGGGACGTCTGCCTGCTTGTCGAAGCCAAGGCTTCCGTGGACGCCGCCAGCACCGACTTCGCCCGGTTGTTGCGCGGCCTTGCGCGCCTGGCACAGGCCGAACCGGGCATGACGTATCCGTTTCACACCCACCAGGGCCCCGTGCCGATACGCGGCGCGTCCCTGGCCGCCTTGCCCACCGGCGACACCGACCTGTCCGGCGCCGTGCTGTATTGCAGCGACGCGCCGGCCGACCCCGCGCCGCGCCTGCTTAACGCCGCCTGCCGCATGCAACTGCTATCCGCGCCCGCAAGCGTCGCCTACGCCAGCGAGCTTGCCCAAGGGCGGCCGGCCGACACACGCGGGCTGCAAGCCGTCTGGCAGTCGTTGTTGACATCGCCCCAGTGGGCGGGCGTGTTGAATCAGTACCCGCAGCTGTACCTCGTGCGCGAGCTGATGGTGCATGCCGATGACCTGTTGGCGGCCGCGCAACAGGCTGTGATGTAA
- a CDS encoding heme-binding protein, producing MNRVTLATLLSTLAFAGAAHAAVLTESNLSMADAQKLATATVAACQAKGYNVSASVVDRAGLLKAFARADNAGPHTIEASRAKAFTAVSAKTPTLTMMENAQKNPGAANLTDIPGFLLLGGGVPVKAGSNVIGAIGVAGAPGGNLDAQCADTVLEENAALFK from the coding sequence ATGAACCGTGTCACCCTAGCCACCCTGTTGTCCACCCTGGCCTTTGCCGGCGCCGCCCACGCTGCCGTACTGACGGAAAGCAACCTGTCGATGGCCGATGCGCAGAAGCTGGCCACCGCCACCGTCGCCGCCTGCCAGGCCAAGGGCTATAACGTCAGCGCTTCGGTTGTGGACCGCGCCGGGCTGCTCAAGGCCTTTGCCCGCGCCGACAACGCCGGCCCGCACACGATCGAGGCCAGCCGCGCCAAGGCCTTCACGGCGGTGTCGGCCAAGACGCCCACGCTGACGATGATGGAAAACGCGCAAAAGAACCCCGGCGCCGCCAACCTGACCGACATCCCGGGCTTTCTGCTGCTGGGCGGCGGCGTGCCGGTCAAGGCAGGCAGCAACGTGATCGGCGCCATCGGCGTGGCCGGCGCGCCTGGCGGCAACCTGGATGCGCAATGCGCCGACACCGTGCTGGAAGAGAACGCCGCGCTGTTCAAGTGA
- a CDS encoding rhodanese-like domain-containing protein produces the protein MSTSYQTASQTASQTASRAASPATGKHTERAQAVREFIADVRKRVPDAARASPQQLAEAAALLQALGSRRDLFPAEEFPLVADRPGTLYRLAEDVDGGYALYLSLGEAGKAQPPHDHTTWAIIAGVHGNERNEVYRRAPTADPLRDALTHVRRVDVGPGSSIVLGPNDVHTIELIGDEAGAHLHFYGLALDRLHGRVVFESTAGGTYRTFSPPAAIYHARVSPDALQEALRGDAEIAVLDVREAGRYARRHLLYAVPAPLWRLEVLADRLVPRRDTRIVLVDDDESQAHLAAAKLTRLGWSDVSVLAGGTDGWARAGLEVFTGTNVPSKAFGEVIEHEKQTPWIDVDELHERISRGDDIVVVDSRTPEEFHHFTLPFSHSLPGAELVYRIRELAPDPNTFVVVNCAGRTRSIVGAQTLIDAGIPNRVASLRNGTMQWLLSGRELAYGRHAALPEPGEAARDAARQQARDVAQRAGIGYVDAATLHAFEAEQDTRTLYKFDVRTREEYETGHLEGWRWAPGGQLVQATDDYLATRRARVVLADWDGVRALTTGAWLAQLGAVEVYLYQPPAWAALQSGSEPRRVLRHRPEAASVRPQALRAALDADEVIVFDVESRVAYERGHVPGARFAAPDRLAQFLSPDDHRTVVLTSSDGVLASVVAAELAWRGKHAVQYLLGGTRAWKAQGLALDTGAAGVLTGDDDQSISPYLFEDLSARDEGFREYLDWELGLVAQLERDGSEHIRLIPAAR, from the coding sequence ATGAGCACCTCTTACCAAACGGCCAGCCAAACTGCCAGCCAAACGGCCAGCCGAGCCGCCAGCCCGGCCACCGGCAAGCACACCGAGCGCGCGCAGGCCGTGCGCGAATTCATCGCCGACGTGCGCAAGCGCGTGCCCGACGCGGCACGCGCCTCGCCCCAGCAGCTGGCCGAGGCCGCCGCCTTGTTGCAGGCATTGGGCAGCCGACGCGACTTGTTTCCGGCAGAGGAATTTCCGCTGGTAGCGGACCGTCCCGGTACGCTGTACCGCCTGGCGGAAGACGTGGACGGCGGCTATGCGCTCTACCTGTCGCTGGGCGAGGCCGGCAAGGCCCAGCCGCCGCACGACCACACCACCTGGGCCATCATTGCCGGCGTGCACGGCAACGAGCGCAACGAGGTCTATCGCCGCGCGCCCACGGCCGACCCCTTGCGTGACGCGCTGACCCATGTGCGCCGCGTGGACGTGGGGCCGGGCAGTTCCATCGTGCTGGGGCCGAACGATGTGCACACCATTGAACTGATCGGCGACGAGGCCGGCGCGCACCTGCATTTCTACGGCCTGGCGCTGGACCGGCTGCACGGTCGGGTGGTGTTTGAAAGCACGGCCGGCGGCACGTACCGTACGTTCTCGCCGCCGGCCGCCATCTACCACGCGCGCGTGTCGCCCGACGCCTTGCAAGAGGCGCTGCGCGGTGACGCCGAGATCGCCGTGCTGGATGTGCGCGAGGCGGGCCGCTATGCCCGTCGCCATCTGCTGTACGCCGTGCCCGCGCCGCTATGGCGGCTTGAAGTGTTGGCCGACCGGCTGGTGCCCCGGCGCGACACCCGCATCGTGCTGGTGGACGACGACGAATCGCAGGCCCACCTGGCCGCCGCCAAGCTGACGCGTTTGGGTTGGTCGGACGTGTCCGTGCTGGCCGGCGGCACGGATGGCTGGGCGCGTGCCGGGCTGGAGGTGTTTACCGGAACCAACGTGCCCAGCAAGGCGTTCGGCGAAGTCATCGAACATGAAAAGCAAACGCCCTGGATCGATGTGGACGAGCTGCACGAACGCATCTCGCGCGGTGACGATATCGTCGTGGTCGATAGCCGCACGCCCGAGGAATTCCATCACTTCACGCTGCCGTTCTCGCACAGCCTGCCGGGCGCTGAACTGGTCTATCGCATCCGCGAGCTGGCGCCGGACCCGAACACGTTCGTGGTCGTCAATTGCGCGGGACGCACGCGCAGTATCGTGGGCGCGCAGACGCTGATCGACGCGGGCATTCCGAACCGGGTGGCCTCGTTGCGCAATGGCACGATGCAGTGGCTGCTGTCCGGGCGCGAGCTGGCCTATGGCCGCCACGCGGCCTTGCCCGAGCCGGGCGAAGCCGCGCGGGATGCGGCGCGGCAGCAGGCGCGCGACGTCGCGCAGCGCGCCGGCATCGGCTATGTGGATGCAGCGACCCTGCATGCCTTTGAGGCCGAGCAGGACACGCGCACGCTGTACAAGTTTGATGTGCGCACGCGCGAGGAATACGAAACGGGGCACCTGGAAGGCTGGCGCTGGGCGCCGGGCGGGCAACTGGTGCAGGCCACCGACGACTATCTGGCGACCCGCCGCGCGCGCGTGGTGCTGGCGGATTGGGATGGCGTGCGGGCGTTGACGACGGGCGCATGGTTGGCGCAACTGGGCGCGGTGGAAGTCTATCTGTATCAGCCGCCGGCGTGGGCCGCGCTGCAAAGCGGTTCCGAGCCGCGCCGTGTGTTGCGCCATCGGCCCGAGGCGGCCAGCGTGCGGCCACAGGCGCTGCGCGCGGCACTGGATGCGGATGAAGTGATTGTGTTTGACGTGGAATCGCGCGTGGCCTACGAGCGCGGCCATGTGCCGGGCGCGCGCTTTGCGGCGCCGGACAGATTGGCGCAGTTCCTGTCGCCCGACGATCATCGCACCGTGGTGTTGACGTCGTCCGACGGCGTGTTGGCCAGCGTGGTGGCCGCCGAATTGGCGTGGCGCGGCAAGCACGCGGTGCAGTATCTGCTGGGCGGAACCCGGGCCTGGAAGGCGCAGGGTTTGGCCTTGGACACCGGCGCGGCGGGTGTGCTGACCGGCGATGACGATCAGAGCATCAGCCCCTATCTTTTTGAAGACCTGTCGGCGCGCGACGAAGGATTTCGGGAGTACCTGGATTGGGAGTTGGGGCTGGTGGCGCAGCTGGAGCGCGACGGCAGCGAACACATCCGCTTGATTCCCGCTGCGCGATAA
- a CDS encoding response regulator transcription factor, translating into MNPAPDPAPNRTPELSPRVYLVDDDDAVRDALALLLRSVGLASSGFADPQAFLSALPASAIGCVVLDIRMPGISGLDVLSRLADQSDLPVVMLTGHANVDLCRRAFKGGAMEFLQKPVDDDVFLDAVQAAVRTHVASRERLAVTQAAADRLARLSGREHEVLERIVRGMSNKEIAREFDLSPRTVETYRANVFAKLEADSLAQLIRQYATLLD; encoded by the coding sequence ATGAACCCCGCACCCGACCCTGCCCCCAACCGCACGCCCGAACTGTCACCCCGGGTCTACCTGGTGGACGACGACGACGCCGTGCGCGACGCGCTGGCGCTGCTGCTGCGCAGCGTGGGCCTGGCCAGCAGCGGCTTTGCCGACCCGCAGGCCTTTTTGTCGGCGCTGCCCGCCAGCGCTATCGGTTGCGTCGTGCTGGACATCCGCATGCCCGGCATCAGCGGCCTGGACGTGCTGAGCCGCCTGGCCGACCAGTCCGACCTGCCCGTCGTCATGTTGACCGGCCACGCGAATGTGGACCTGTGCCGCCGCGCCTTCAAGGGCGGCGCCATGGAGTTCCTGCAAAAGCCGGTGGACGACGATGTCTTCCTGGACGCGGTGCAGGCCGCCGTGCGCACGCATGTGGCCAGCCGGGAAAGGCTGGCCGTGACGCAGGCCGCCGCCGACCGGCTGGCGCGCCTGTCCGGCCGCGAACACGAGGTGCTGGAACGCATCGTGCGCGGCATGAGCAACAAGGAAATCGCACGGGAATTCGACTTGTCGCCCCGCACCGTCGAAACGTATCGCGCCAACGTCTTCGCCAAGCTGGAAGCCGACTCGCTGGCGCAACTGATCCGCCAATACGCCACCCTGCTCGACTAG
- a CDS encoding diguanylate cyclase, protein MHVDLYTLYFLVIGTLLASAGMTYWEHRTNAKRGKQLRRLATGFATIAVGCTGVVLRGYLPAWLGPALSNLVILGGYLLVLQGVAAFNGRRYRGGSVALLVVMALIWAIAGTRWQGLVWAYVSAAPIAIASALTAWEMWRCTPMKALTPRRFVVGIAGIHALFYAFRALILPWLVARHGASVQGAASSITMYEGVLYSVLLPMALLKLVREEAHGQLLLESQTDYLTRLGNRRWFFEEGARLLRTKGAQQPAAVLAFDLDHFKSINDRHGHQAGDQVLKTFADIAQGEAGAGVLLARIGGEEFAALLLGDDARRAQALGETVARRFAESTSEPGDRSAIRATVSIGLASYECDVPPLADSLAAADRALYRAKAMGGNRLELA, encoded by the coding sequence ATGCACGTCGATCTCTACACCCTTTATTTCCTAGTCATCGGAACGCTGCTTGCCAGCGCCGGCATGACCTATTGGGAACACCGGACCAACGCCAAGCGCGGCAAACAACTGCGGCGGCTGGCCACAGGCTTTGCCACCATCGCCGTCGGCTGTACCGGGGTGGTGCTGCGCGGGTATCTGCCCGCCTGGCTGGGCCCGGCCTTAAGCAACCTGGTCATCCTTGGCGGCTATCTGCTTGTGCTGCAAGGCGTGGCCGCCTTCAACGGCCGGCGCTATCGCGGCGGGTCGGTGGCATTGCTGGTCGTCATGGCGTTGATCTGGGCCATCGCCGGGACCCGTTGGCAAGGCCTCGTCTGGGCCTACGTCAGCGCGGCGCCCATCGCCATCGCGTCCGCGTTGACCGCCTGGGAAATGTGGCGCTGCACGCCCATGAAGGCGCTGACGCCGCGCCGCTTTGTCGTCGGCATCGCCGGCATCCATGCGTTGTTCTACGCCTTTCGGGCGCTGATCCTGCCCTGGCTCGTTGCCCGCCACGGGGCGTCCGTGCAGGGTGCGGCCAGCAGCATCACGATGTACGAAGGCGTGCTGTATTCCGTGTTGCTGCCCATGGCGTTGCTCAAGCTGGTGCGCGAAGAAGCGCATGGGCAACTGCTGCTCGAATCGCAGACCGACTACCTGACCCGCCTGGGCAACCGCCGCTGGTTCTTCGAGGAAGGCGCGCGGCTGCTGCGAACCAAGGGCGCACAGCAGCCGGCCGCGGTGCTGGCCTTCGACCTGGACCACTTCAAGTCCATCAACGACCGCCACGGCCATCAGGCCGGCGATCAGGTGCTGAAGACGTTTGCCGATATCGCCCAGGGCGAGGCCGGAGCGGGCGTACTGCTGGCCCGCATCGGTGGCGAGGAATTCGCCGCCTTGCTGCTGGGAGACGACGCGCGCCGCGCACAAGCGCTGGGTGAGACGGTCGCGCGGCGCTTCGCCGAATCCACGTCCGAACCCGGCGACCGCAGCGCAATCCGCGCCACGGTCAGCATCGGCCTGGCGTCTTACGAATGTGACGTGCCGCCGCTGGCCGACAGCCTGGCGGCGGCCGATCGCGCGCTGTACCGTGCCAAGGCAATGGGCGGCAACCGGCTGGAACTGGCGTAG
- a CDS encoding MarR family winged helix-turn-helix transcriptional regulator yields MKTSPSPTPLSPADYELLADFRYALRTFAAFSEGAAAELALTPQQHQTLLAIKGTRKNAPDRRGLYVGEIADRLLIRPHTAAELVGRLARLDLVSREADPEDGRRVEVILTPKAERLLESLSASHLEELRAMRPLLGRLLARIGDDTA; encoded by the coding sequence GTGAAAACGTCTCCGTCCCCCACTCCGCTGTCCCCCGCCGACTACGAGCTGTTGGCCGACTTTCGCTACGCGCTGCGCACGTTCGCCGCGTTCAGCGAAGGCGCCGCCGCCGAATTGGCGCTGACGCCGCAGCAGCATCAAACCCTGCTGGCCATCAAGGGCACGCGCAAAAACGCGCCCGACCGGCGCGGCCTGTATGTCGGTGAAATTGCCGACCGACTGTTGATCCGGCCGCATACGGCGGCCGAGCTGGTCGGCCGTCTGGCGCGTCTGGACCTGGTCAGCCGCGAGGCGGATCCCGAAGATGGGCGCCGCGTAGAAGTCATTCTGACGCCCAAGGCCGAACGCTTGCTGGAAAGCCTGTCGGCCTCGCACCTGGAAGAACTGCGCGCCATGCGGCCCTTGCTGGGCCGCCTGCTGGCGCGCATCGGCGACGACACGGCTTAA
- a CDS encoding sensor histidine kinase gives MNPLSRSRALLCWLVLFLLGAAWIARQEYLDQHDRFFQSTSIAQRMLSQKTVQHEAVLATLTALSHPPTPERLYPSLHPAMPQLLGLGYLADGAWAGSLPPPPDLSAAVTRATQLGRPVTLPLDAARYWLIAPSSWSLLIDARQLVPPADFPPNLSNLSLLVDQRPLALLDKQPEDARGLPMTLQKPLGAASQPFQMRSSRTLTPSYWPWTAWTAWALASALLVAGAAAWQRSRAEARRQQEQARLAAMARLGTLGEMAAGIAHELNQPLTAILAQTRAAQRLLDDEDERPAVRHALLASAEQAKRAADIISRMRALVQPRPPARREALDPDALVAALRFLRESELARQGIRVVWHNASPGARPLGDRVALEQILHNLVQNAADALAGTDGPRVIQLEGRLDSRASGDVYRFSISDNGPGIAADALPRLFTPFYTTRAQGMGLGLALCETLAGSMDGSVAAHNLKPSGACFTVSLPCNKSPA, from the coding sequence GTGAATCCCCTATCGCGCTCCCGCGCCCTCCTCTGCTGGCTCGTTTTGTTCTTGCTGGGCGCCGCCTGGATCGCCCGCCAGGAATACCTGGACCAGCACGACCGCTTCTTTCAAAGCACCAGCATCGCCCAGCGCATGCTGAGCCAGAAGACCGTGCAGCACGAGGCCGTGCTGGCCACGCTGACGGCCCTGTCGCATCCGCCCACCCCCGAACGTCTTTACCCCAGCCTGCACCCGGCCATGCCGCAGCTGCTGGGCTTGGGCTATCTGGCCGATGGCGCGTGGGCCGGCAGCCTGCCGCCGCCGCCGGATCTGTCCGCCGCCGTGACGCGCGCCACGCAGTTGGGCCGGCCGGTGACATTGCCGCTGGACGCCGCCCGCTACTGGCTGATAGCGCCGTCCAGCTGGAGCCTGTTGATCGATGCCCGCCAACTGGTGCCGCCCGCCGACTTCCCGCCCAACCTCAGCAACCTGAGCCTGCTGGTGGATCAGCGCCCGCTAGCGCTGCTGGACAAGCAGCCCGAGGACGCGCGCGGCTTGCCCATGACGCTGCAAAAGCCGCTGGGCGCGGCCAGCCAACCGTTTCAGATGCGCAGCAGCCGCACCCTGACGCCGTCTTATTGGCCCTGGACGGCATGGACCGCGTGGGCGCTTGCCAGCGCGCTGCTGGTGGCCGGCGCCGCCGCATGGCAGCGTTCCCGCGCCGAGGCCCGCCGCCAGCAGGAACAGGCGCGGCTGGCCGCGATGGCGCGCCTGGGCACGCTGGGCGAAATGGCCGCCGGCATCGCGCATGAATTGAACCAGCCCCTGACCGCCATCCTGGCGCAGACGCGCGCCGCCCAACGCCTGCTGGACGACGAGGACGAGCGCCCCGCCGTGCGCCACGCCCTCTTGGCCAGCGCCGAGCAGGCCAAGCGCGCGGCCGACATCATCAGCCGCATGCGCGCGCTGGTCCAACCCCGCCCGCCCGCGCGGCGCGAAGCGCTGGATCCCGACGCGCTGGTGGCCGCGCTACGCTTTCTGCGGGAAAGCGAACTCGCCCGGCAGGGCATTCGCGTTGTCTGGCACAACGCCAGCCCCGGCGCGCGGCCGCTGGGCGACCGCGTAGCACTGGAACAGATTCTGCACAATCTGGTGCAAAACGCCGCCGACGCGCTGGCCGGCACTGACGGCCCCCGAGTGATCCAGCTGGAAGGCCGGCTGGACAGCCGCGCCTCGGGCGACGTCTACCGGTTCAGCATCAGCGACAACGGCCCCGGCATTGCCGCCGACGCACTGCCGCGGCTGTTCACTCCGTTCTACACCACGCGGGCACAAGGCATGGGCCTGGGGCTGGCCTTGTGCGAAACGCTGGCCGGGTCGATGGACGGCAGCGTGGCCGCGCACAACCTCAAACCCTCGGGCGCGTGTTTCACCGTCAGCCTGCCTTGCAACAAGAGCCCCGCATGA
- a CDS encoding HPP family protein — protein sequence MGVALKRWLGAFAPAPVGVNGREKLVGVLGALVGLFCTEWVGRHALGAASPWFIAPMGASAVLLFAAPASPLAQPWSIMAGNLVSALIGVFCAQMIPVPGVAAAVAVALSIGAMFSLRCLHPPSGAVALTAVLGGPPVAALGYGFALWPVGLNSLILLCIAVAFNGAFKRNYPRRHADPAQSHHTRDAAPSTRLGFSRADLDEALAQRGELLDISKEDLEDIVLAAELRASVRRFGDVSCADIMSRDVVTVQEHAPLDHAVRLFDKHRLQALPVLDAAGRYAGMVAQADVLARKTRPLVAMPDGTPAQELLVADCMRSEVPFATPGLPVIELARPMSDSVHCVPVLDASRTLQGLVTQSDLVAALYQMAVSASSQADTGDHAPQRAA from the coding sequence TTGGGTGTGGCATTAAAGCGCTGGCTGGGCGCATTCGCGCCAGCGCCGGTGGGCGTCAACGGGCGCGAAAAGCTGGTTGGCGTGCTGGGCGCGCTGGTCGGGCTGTTCTGCACGGAATGGGTGGGGCGACACGCGCTGGGCGCGGCCAGCCCCTGGTTTATCGCCCCCATGGGCGCATCGGCCGTGCTGCTGTTTGCCGCGCCGGCCAGCCCGCTGGCGCAGCCTTGGTCCATCATGGCGGGCAACCTGGTGTCGGCACTGATCGGCGTGTTTTGCGCGCAGATGATTCCCGTGCCAGGCGTGGCGGCCGCCGTGGCGGTGGCCTTGTCCATCGGCGCCATGTTCAGCCTGCGCTGCCTGCATCCGCCCAGCGGCGCGGTGGCGTTGACGGCCGTGCTGGGCGGGCCGCCGGTGGCCGCCCTGGGCTATGGCTTCGCCCTGTGGCCCGTGGGCTTGAATTCATTGATCCTGCTGTGCATTGCCGTGGCGTTCAACGGCGCCTTCAAGCGCAACTACCCGCGCCGCCACGCCGACCCCGCGCAAAGCCACCACACACGCGATGCCGCGCCCAGCACCCGCCTGGGCTTTTCCCGCGCCGACCTGGACGAAGCCCTGGCGCAGCGCGGCGAACTGCTGGACATCAGCAAGGAAGACCTGGAAGACATCGTGCTGGCCGCCGAGCTGCGCGCCAGCGTACGCCGCTTTGGCGACGTTTCGTGCGCGGACATCATGTCGCGCGACGTCGTCACCGTGCAGGAACACGCCCCGCTGGACCACGCCGTACGCCTGTTCGACAAGCACCGGCTGCAAGCCTTGCCGGTGCTGGACGCAGCCGGTCGTTACGCGGGCATGGTCGCGCAGGCGGACGTGCTGGCGCGCAAGACGCGTCCGCTGGTCGCCATGCCGGACGGCACCCCTGCCCAAGAACTGCTGGTGGCCGATTGCATGCGCAGCGAAGTGCCCTTCGCCACGCCCGGCCTACCCGTGATCGAACTGGCCCGCCCCATGTCGGACAGCGTGCATTGCGTGCCGGTGCTGGACGCTTCGCGCACCTTGCAGGGGCTGGTGACGCAGTCGGACCTGGTGGCGGCGCTGTATCAAATGGCGGTGTCGGCCAGCTCGCAGGCCGATACCGGCGACCATGCCCCCCAGCGCGCGGCCTGA